The following DNA comes from Streptomyces sp. NBC_00273.
CAGCCACAGCACGACGGAGACGGCTGCCGCGGTTCCGGCGGCCGGGCCGAGAGCGGCTACCAGACAGGCCGGGCGGTGCTCGTTGATCAGCCGGTCGAACTTCCTGGCCAGCGCTTCTCTCTGCTCGGTGCCGACCGGGTCGTGGACGGTGACCCGGCCCTTCGAACCGAGCACGCCACCAGTTCCGCACCCTGGCTGCCGGATGCGAACGTGGCAGTTCCACTCATCCGGCAGCCCTGCCAACGGCCCCAAGGCGGTGGCGCGGGCAGCCATTCGACTCCTGTGACCGGCTACGGGCACAGCCCCTCGTCCGGCGTCCCGTCAACACGGGGCAGCGTGTTGGGTGACCGTGCGGTGGCCTGCGCAGTTGCCTGTACGGAACTTCCGGCCCGCCAGCGCCATAGGTCACGGGCTTCGCGGTCAGTGCCCTGGCACCGCCTCGCGGGCGCGAAGGGGGTGCTTGGGCTGTTCAGGCGCTCCTTGGCGCCGCTTGGTCGAATCATGAAGCGTCATCAGGGTGTCCGGGAAGGCCGTGGTGGTGAGGGGCCCAGGTTGGCGCGTGCCGTCCTCCTGGGTCTGCCCCGAGCGGGTGCACGAGGTACCCGCGAGAGCCGTTGCCGAGATGACCGCTGGATGCGGTGGCGTGTGGCGGTCGGAAGGCGAGAGGCAGCTTGAATGGCTATTTCTATGTTCTCCCCTGATCCGCTCTTCGCGTCCAGGCGCCGCACCAGACGTGCCACAGGCTGGCAGCGGTCGAGGATCAGCCGAGTCGGGGCGGTGGCGGCCCTGGGTGCGGCGCTCGTGCTGTGCTGTCCCGGCGTCGCGCTGGCCGCCCCGGGCGACCTGGATCCCAGCTTCGACACCGACGGCAGAGCGACCGCCGACTTCGGCGGTACCGACGAGGGCCGCGCGATGGCGCTGCCGGCCGACGGCAGGATCATGGTCGCGGGCCGCACGGGCGGTGACTTCGTGCTGGCCCGGTACAACACCGACGGCAGCCTGGACACCACCTTCGACACGGACGCAGGTCGGCCACGATGTAAGGGGTGATCATGGTGCATCCCGGGGATCCGTAACAGGTGATCACGGTCGGCGTCGAAGAAGAGTACTTGCTGGTGGATCCAGCAACCGGGCTGCCGGCGCCCCTGGTCGAGGAGGTCCGCCGTGCGGCCGGGCTCGGACCCCTCGTGGAGGATGGTGAAGTCCAGCACGAGCTGCTGCAGGGTCAGATCGAGGTGGCCACTCCCGTGTGCACAACCCTGGACGAGGCGGGGGCCATCTGTTGCGGCTGCGCCATGCGGTCGCCTCGGCCGCAGAGGCGAACGGCTGCCGGATCGCTGCCACGGGTGCGGCGCCGCTGCGAGGGCCGGTGCGCCCCGCATGACGCCAGGGGGGAAGGGCGGCATGCGGCGGGGCCCGCTCCGGAAGACCCCCGCCCCCCAGGCGGCAGCTTCCGGTATCCACGCGTCTACTGACCTTGAAGCACGTAGCCCGCAGAGAGGGCCAAGTCCTTCTGCGCTCGGTCCGGGACGGGTACGCCAGGCACTTCGACTCCTCGGGTTGCCTGTCGGACAAGAACCTGGGCAGCCATCACAGCATGGAGGGCAGCTTCGATCCGGGCTTCGCCTGTGTTGCTCCAACGAGGCCCTAGGAGAGCCCGATGACGTGGTGGTCGTGCGGTTCGACGATGCCGGAACCCACAGAGGCCACCAGGATGCGCTGGACCGCCCGCAGCATGCCCACCCTGGACTTTCGGCCCGGACATCGCCCTGGACGTCATGGTCGGCAAGCGCCAAGACCTGGCCCGGCGCGATGACCACCTGAGGGGGCTGACCAGGTTCCTGCTCGACGCTGACGAAACCATTGGCGCGCCCGGCATCGCACGCCCGGGATACTGCGCACTGTGGTGGGAGTGCCCAGGACCGGCTGCTGTGAGCGCGCTCAGCACTGGGCAAGCCTTAGGGGGCCTGGGCAAGCCTTTCCGGTGCAGGGCTTGCCCAGACCTCCGGCTAAGGGCACTCCCGCCCCGGGCCCAGGACGTCGGCGTAGATCCGGGCCCGGACACCGGGTTTGCCGGGATCTCGATGCACCGGGCCGATGCCCGAAATCGCCCAGCGTTTTTCCAGCGCGGCCATAACGGCCTGGACGGAGTCCTCGCTCCCGCCGGTGATGTCCAGCACCACCAGGCCGGGCTCCGCGATGTCCTGCTCGTCGATCGGCTTCATCTCCCGGGCACGTTTTTGCTGGCCGAGCGGGACGCCGGCCGGGCACTGGCCGCCTGCGAGCGGTACTTCCACCCCACCCGACCCGACCCCGCACTGCCGTGACCCGCGTACTGCGTCGTATCTCACTGTGCCCCGGTCGTTGGCGCTACCGCGCTCCGCCGTCGATGGTGTTGCCTGGGACGGCGGGGCACGGTCGGGTGGCCCCCTACCAGGACCACTTCGTCGGCGGCTTCACTTCTTTCCTGTCCTTCTTGTCCTTCTTGACCTTGTGGATGAGCGTTTCCGGCGCGTCGCGGTTCGAACGGTAGCTGGCGTCACCGGAGTAGACGGCGGTGATCAGGTGGGTA
Coding sequences within:
- a CDS encoding delta-60 repeat domain-containing protein → MAALGAALVLCCPGVALAAPGDLDPSFDTDGRATADFGGTDEGRAMALPADGRIMVAGRTGGDFVLARYNTDGSLDTTFDTDAGRPRCKG
- a CDS encoding DUF6207 family protein, whose translation is MEVPLAGGQCPAGVPLGQQKRAREMKPIDEQDIAEPGLVVLDITGGSEDSVQAVMAALEKRWAISGIGPVHRDPGKPGVRARIYADVLGPGRECP